In Styela clava chromosome 14, kaStyClav1.hap1.2, whole genome shotgun sequence, the following are encoded in one genomic region:
- the LOC120341254 gene encoding uncharacterized protein LOC120341254, with the protein MLTIKTLGLLLLVSWSNAFDDTPACTQIENLFQTLCARDGTHTSIRIETSQGSPGKRGPIGEKGEIGRPGPVGPPAIVDYERIETEIEEKVAPSICQSAANNNALTLVIEKLEERIKIFESREGACEIKFDGKCYWVESLDHGVTGYDRWEASCAERNGSPANIYSEKHYNVIMRYLRAKIFAKSNGIYLWTGIVTFSDGSRAPFMKWYPGYPSKSSAYTHMTIVQRVPSSSVNIGIHNCPPTSSREGVLCEL; encoded by the exons ATGTTAACGATAAAAACGCTGGGTCTGCTTTTACTTGTTAGCTGGTCAAATGCATTTGATGATACTCCAGCTTGTacgcaaattgaaaatttatttcaaacactCTGTGCCCGAGACGGGACACATACATCAATCAGAATCGAAACATCTCAAGGGTCTCCTGGGAAGAGAGGACCAATTGGAGAAAAAGGTGAAATAGGCCGGCCTGGACCCGTCGGGCCTCCAGCTATTGTGGATTATGAACGCATCGAAACTGAAATAGAAGAGAAGGTTGCGCCAA GTATCTGTCAATCAGCTGCGAACAACAACGCCCTTACCTTGGTGATTGAGAAATTGGAGGAACGAATAAAGATTTTCGAAAGCAGAGAAG GGGCGTGTGAGATAAAGTTCGACGGTAAATGCTACTGGGTAGAGAGTCTTGATCATGGTGTGACAGGCTATGACAGATGGGAAGCCTCATGTGCAGAACGGAATGGCTCACCAGCGAATATTTATTCGGAAAAACATTACAATGTCATCATGCGATACCTTCGAGCGAAAATATTTGCAAAGAGTAATGGTATTTACCTATGG ACTGGAATCGTGACATTTTCCGATGGAAGTCGAGCTCCATTTATGAAATGGTATCCTGGATATCCCTCTAAATCTTCTGCTTATACGCACATGACAATTGTTCAAAGAGTTCCATCAAGTTCTGTCAACATTGGTATTCACAACTGTCCACCAACGTCCAGCAGAGAGGGCGTATTATGTGAATTATAG